The segment GCGACGGCGCAAGCCGGAGCGAGAAGTCAGCAGAGGCCGTAGTAGCTGCGTTGCAGTGAAGGGCCAAACGAGAAGGAGTGAGGTTCACCATGGCGATACAGCAGGCCTTGCATCAGATGCCCGGGAAACCGGGGCGGGACGGAGCTGCGACGGGTGAAACCCGACGCGAAGCGTCCAGCGATGAAGCCGGCGGTCCGCGTCATGACCCGAACCACATGGGGTCAGGACTTCTGCAAGAAGCCCTGACCAGAGAAAACCTGCAATTAGCGCTCAAGCGAGTCCGGTCAAATAAAGGTGCTGCGGGCGTCGACGGTCTTGGGATCGATGAGACGGTCGAGCATCTGTTAACGGCCTGGCCCGTGATACGGGCGCAGTTGCTGGCGGGAACGTACCGGCCAAGTCCGGTGCGTAGAGTTCTGATTCCCAAACCCGACGGAGGCGAGCGCAAGCTGGGCATCCCAACGGTGACGGACAGATTGATTCAACAGGCGCTATTACAAGTTTTGCAGCCTCTGTTGGACCCGGTATTCAGTGATCATAGCTATGGTTTTCGTCCCGGTCGCAGCGCTCATCAAGCGGTATTGGCAGCGCAGCAATATATTGATTCGGGGCGGGACACTGTGGTGGACGTTGATCTGGAGCAGTTCTTTGATCGCGTTGATCATGACCTGTTGATCGCTCGACTGAGCAGAAGGGTAACCGACCGAGGCGTTCTGCGTCTGGTCCGGGCCTACCTGAACAGCGGGACGTTGATCGACGGCATAGTGGTAGCCAGTAAACGAGGGACGCCGCAAGGCGGCCCACTCTCACCATTACTGGCCAATGTATTGCTGGACGAGGTGGACAAGGAGCTGGAGCGACGAGGCCATTGCTTCGTCAGGTACGCGGACGATGCGAACGTTTACGTACGCAGCCTGAAGGCCGGTCAACGGGTAATGGCAGTGCTCCGTCGCCTTTATGATCGACTTAGACTGCAAGTGAACGAGAGCAAGAGTGCGATTGCCAGTGCGTTTGGCCGCAAGTTTCTGGGCTACGGCTTTTGGCTGTCTGCTCAAGGCGAGGTCAAACGCTGGGTGGCAAGCAAAGCGCTACAGGCGTTCAAAAGCCGCATCCGTCAGCTGACTTCTCGTAATGGAGGACGAAGCATGTCGCAGGTGGTGGAAGGTCTGAGACTGTACCTGCTGGGTTGGAAAGCGTACTTCGGTTTATCGCAAACGCCTCGCCTCTGGCACCGGTTCGATGAATGGATCCGCCGACGACTCAGGGCTATCCAGCTCAAACAATGGAGAACCGGAAGGAGGACGTACCGTGAGCTACGCAAACTTGGAGCAGGACCTGACTTGGCAGCGGCGATAGCCAGCAACAGCCACAGGTTCTGGCACAACAGTGTCGGTCTGATCCATGGAGTGCTTACGGTGGCGTGGTCCGACCGGTTGGGTCTACCTCGACTCTGCTGACCTCAACTTCTCGAACCGCCCGGTGCGGACCCGCATGCCGGGTGGTGTGGCAGGGGCGCGGCCAGATGGCCGTCCCCTATGCCGATTTGTCAAACAGCCACAAAAGGAACCAAAAAGGCCTTGCCCTGGCGTACGGCCCTCGCTGCGCTCAGGTTCCCTCGTTCCGGCCCCGCTCCGTGGGCCCGCCGTGAC is part of the Pseudomonas sp. ML2-2023-3 genome and harbors:
- the ltrA gene encoding group II intron reverse transcriptase/maturase, producing MAIQQALHQMPGKPGRDGAATGETRREASSDEAGGPRHDPNHMGSGLLQEALTRENLQLALKRVRSNKGAAGVDGLGIDETVEHLLTAWPVIRAQLLAGTYRPSPVRRVLIPKPDGGERKLGIPTVTDRLIQQALLQVLQPLLDPVFSDHSYGFRPGRSAHQAVLAAQQYIDSGRDTVVDVDLEQFFDRVDHDLLIARLSRRVTDRGVLRLVRAYLNSGTLIDGIVVASKRGTPQGGPLSPLLANVLLDEVDKELERRGHCFVRYADDANVYVRSLKAGQRVMAVLRRLYDRLRLQVNESKSAIASAFGRKFLGYGFWLSAQGEVKRWVASKALQAFKSRIRQLTSRNGGRSMSQVVEGLRLYLLGWKAYFGLSQTPRLWHRFDEWIRRRLRAIQLKQWRTGRRTYRELRKLGAGPDLAAAIASNSHRFWHNSVGLIHGVLTVAWSDRLGLPRLC